The Bacteroides ovatus genomic interval GTGGATAATGAACGTATACTGAACATTGTTATTCTGCCTTCTTTCTGGGAGACGCCGGTAGCTTATGTGCTTTATGTTCTTTTTATTCTGATTATTATTCTCGTAGCCGTTTATATCCTGTTTACTATTTATCGGTTGAAGCATGAAGTTTCGGTCGAACAGCAGATTTCAGATATAAAACTGCGTTTCTTTACTAACATATCGCATGAGTTGCGTACTCCGCTTACGTTGATAGCCGGTCCGGTGGAGCAGGTCTTGAAGAATGATAAATTGCCGGCTGATGCTCGCGAACAGTTAGTGGTGGTTGAACGGAACACCAATCGGATGCTTCGTCTTGTCAATCAGATTCTGGACTTCCGCAAGATTCAGAATAAGAAGATGAAGATGCAGGTGCAGCGGGTGGATATTGTACCTTTCGTCCGTAAGGTGATGGAAAATTTTGAAGCTGTGGCCGAGGAACATCGGATTGATTTCCTGTTCCAGACCGAAAAGGAACATCTTTATCTTTGGGTGGATGCCGATAAGCTGGAAAAGATTGTATTCAATTTGCTTTCCAATGCATTTAAATATACGCCGAATGGCAAGATGATTACGATGTTTATCCGGGAAGATGAAAAGATGGTTTCTATCGGTGTGCAAGATCAGGGTATCGGTATCGCGGAAAACAAAAAGAAGTCACTGTTTGTCCGTTTTGAGAATCTGGTAGATAAGAATCTTTTCAATCAGGCTAGTACGGGTATCGGACTTTCATTGGTGAAAGAGTTGGTGGAAATGCATAAAGCGACTATTTCCGTTGATAGTCATTTGGGAGAAGGGAGTTGCTTCAAAGTCGATTTCCTCAAGGGAAAAGAACATTACGATAAGGAAGCCGAGTTTATTCTGGAAGATGCGGATGCTCCGGCAAGAATGGGACAGGTAGTGGATATTGCCAATTCTTCCATTCAGTCTGAAACGTTGGTAAGCGATGATTCGGAGAAGATTGATGATGTGTATGGGGAAGAATTTGCGAAAGAAGAGAACTCCAAAGAATTGATGCTGTTAGTCGAAGATAATCAGGAGTTACGTGAATTCTTGCGCAGTATATTTTCTCCGATGTACCGGGTGGTGGAAGCTGCTGACGGTAAGGAGGGGGCAAGCAAGGCTTTGAAGTACCTGCCGGATATTATCATCAGTGACGTGATGATGCCTGAAAAAGACGGTATCGAAATGACGCGTGAACTGCGTGCGGATATGACGACCAGCCATATACCTATCATTTTGCTTACTGCCAAAACTACGATTGAAAGCAAACTGGAGGGATTGGAATATGGTGCGGATGATTATATAACGAAGCCTTTCAGTGCTACCTATCTGCAAGCACGTGTGGAAAATCTGTTGATGCAGCGTAAGAAACTGCAAAGTTTCTACCGGGATAGTCTGATGCATATCAATATTTCTACCGGTCAGGAGGAAGTGCCTGTGGCTACGGATATGCCGTCTGCTGAAGAAGATGTGTCCGAAACTCCACCTACAACTCTCGAAATGTCTCCCAACGACCGTAAGTTTATGGATAAATTGGTTGAATTGATGGAGCAGAACATGGATAATGGAGAACTGGTGGTAGATGATTTGGTTCGGGAACTGGCTGTCAGCCGTTCTGTCTTCTTCAAGAAGCTGAAAACACTTACCGGATTGGCTCCGATTGAATTTATCAAAGAAATGCGTATCAAGCGGGCTACACAATTAATAGAAACCGGAGAATTTAATATGACCCAGATTTCGTATATGGTCGGCATTAATGATCCGCGTTATTTCAGTAAATGCTTTAAAGCACAGGTTGGAATGACGCCTACAGAGTATCGGGATAGAGTGGGGAGATAATAATAGGAAAGGAAAGAAATAGAAAGGGGGATGTTCAAAGCTCCCCTTTTATCGAAATCACCCTCACTACAACTATCTGTGGCGAGGGTGATTTTTTGTTTATGAGAGTTCCGATACATTTACCCTCATCTTGGTTATCCGAAATTATTTTTTAGGGTATAGATGATTCACAAGGCTGTTCATATATATTTCCAGGTTTGTATATTCCGGGCTTAATGTATATTTGGCTCCGTCTGAAGGATCATTGGGATTAAGGTTGTGTTTCTTTTCCCATTCATCGGGAATACCATCACCATCTGTATCAACAAGTGCTGTTTCTGATTTATATTCCGGCCATCCTCCTACATCAGACGGTTGGTCAATCATTCCATTCGTGCTTCCGTGAGAACCTTCGTAAGTATAAGTGCCTTTGAGAGTTTCATCTACGATGCGTTGGTCTATGGCGTCACGGCGATATGAAGCACCGGCAAACTCGAGAACATCTTTGTAGGCTTTCTTGGCAGGTTGCAAAGAAGTATGTTCGGCTATGTCAAATGCTTTTTTAGACAGTACTTCCTTTTCTGTGGCAAAGTCTTTTTTGATAACCAGTCCGTAAGAGTTATCCATATTCACTTTATAAAGAGCCTCTTTCTGCTTGTCAGTCAGTTTGGGACAGGTAGGATCCATATAGTTACCTTTGAAATAGAATACACCATGAACACCTGCTTTATTGTTGTTTTTGCCATCATCGGCATACGCTGTAAACAAGCGTTTGAAAGAACCTTTTGTCGCACTGAAAGGTCCCGGTTTATAGTAGTTATTAATAAAGTTGTAGGAACCTCCTTCACCAGCATAAGCACCGTCACTGCCATAATTATAAATCACATTATTGAATAATTCCACTTTTTCATCTTCCGGACGACCCGTATAACGGCTTCCGCAAAGACGGGGTGTGCGGTTAGTGTGATGGGCGAGTAAGTTATGGTGAAAAGTAGCAGGCTGTCCACCCCAGATACCTCCATAACCATGCGCTCCCTTTTCGTGGATAGAATTGGCGAGACTTTCACTGATGATGCACCATTGAAGAGTGAAATTACGGTTATCATAGAATGTGGCACATTCGTCCGTACACCAGCTCATGGAGCAGTGGTCTATGATAATGTTTTGGTGCGCTTTTGTACCATTCATTGCGTCGTCACCTTTTTGTTTGATGTCGACTCCCATACGGGAACGGATGAAACGGATGATTACATTGTCTGCCTGAATAGAGAATGTATAGTTTTTCAGGCAAATGCCATCACCCGGAGCTGTCTGTCCTGCAATGGTCACATCACCATTGCTGAGTTTTAATGCTTTTTGTAATTCAATAATTCCGCTAACCGCAAAGACAATGGTGCGGGGACCTTTCTTGCTGATAGCCCAGCGAAGTGTTCCTTCCGAACCGTCGTCTGCCAGGGAAGTAACAGTGTATACAGCACCTCCGGCACCACCGGTGGTATATTTTCCTGCTCCGTCGGCACCGGGGAAGGCGAGAACTTTGGAACGATCCGGGGTAGGATAGTCCTTTGATGTTTTTTCAACCGAAATGGCAGGTTGCATGGCTTGTCCCACTAGAGGAAAAGCCAATATCAAACTACAGATTGCTAATATATTCTTTTTCATTACTAATTTATCATTTGGGTTCGAATTTACTAAATTTATTCTATAACACTGCCACCTGTCGCACCATTTACCATGATTTCGTGCACCAGACTATTGAGATACATTTCCAGATTAGTGTACTTCCCGTTTTTGTCAATAGTCGTTTCTTTTCCATCAGCAGATTTCTTGGGATTCAAACCATATTCTTCTTCCCAGTAGTCGGGAATACCGTCACCGTCCGTATCTTTCACGTTTGCATTGGTTACAGATTTCAGAACATCGTAGGGATCATTTACTCCTAAGGCTGTGCAGACATCTTTCGGGTCGTTGATATATCCACTTTTGTTTTGTGAGTAGCCGGAAAGATCTTTCCATTTGCTGGCATCTCCCGTGCAACTTGCTTTTCTGTTTTTAACGTCGCTGATTATCAACTCGTCGACTTTATCACGATAGTTGCTGGCTCCTGCATAGCTCATCACACGTTCATAAGCCTCATCCGGCGTATGAGTTCTTACATTTCCTGCCTTAACTACCGGTGAATTTGACTTTATCTGGGTATGTTGGTTCCAAAGCTCCGTAGTTGCACAGTTTTTTTCATCCATTTGTTCAAATACGCCTTTTGTCCAGTTATCATTGCTAACAGTCGTATTGCCTACCACTTTATTTCCGTCGATATAAAACTTCCCCCAAGTTTGAAGCCATTTTTTGTAAGCTTCGCCGGAGTAATTTTCCGGATATACATCCGGCTTGGCGATACGGTAAGCACGGTCTGCTTTACCGCTTTCATCGGTTCCGGGGCCTGGCTTGTAGTAGTTGTTAACGATATTCACGTGTTGCGCTTCACCACCGTAGCAGCCTTCGCCTCCCCAATTGTAGTAAACATTGTTGCGCATATCCACTCGCTCTCCATCGTTGTTGTTCAGTGCTAATGTAGTATATCGGGGACCAAGGCGTGGAACACGGCTTTCGCAATGGGCTATCAGGTTATGGTGGTAAGAGGCATAGTTTCCTCCCCAGTTACCGCCATATCCGTGAGAAGCGAATTTACCTGTGGCAGCATTGATCTTTACATCAGTCACACGTAAGGCTTGATAAGCTAAACACCATTGTACGGTAGAATTTTGCATACCATAGACAGAAAGACATTCATCGCTTCCCCAGCTTACTGAACAATGATCGATGATTACATTTTGTTTGTCACAACCTCCTAATCCGTCGCAGTCTACGTTAGAGTTTCCGGGGCGAAAACGGATGAAACGAATGATGATATTGCTGGAATTAATCGTAAATGGATAATTGGCGATACAGATACCGCCCGGTGATGTTTGTCCGGCAATGGTCAGATCATCTTTCTGGGTTTTTAATTCCGATTTCAAATAGATGGTACCCGACACATCAAATACAATCGTTTTAGGACCGTCTTGTTTCATAGCCCAGCGCAGACTTCCGCTGATACTTCCACTGGCGTCGTCTTCAAGGCTAGTCACATGATAAACTTTTCCCCCACGTCCTCCGGTGGTATTGCGACCGTGACCTTCGGCGTATGGGAAAGCAAGAAGTTCTCCATAATCCAGTTGCTTGACATCAGAAGATGTTCCACCTGGATTATTTGTTCCTCCACCTGTATCATCTACAGGATCGTCGGAAGAGCATGAGGTACATAATCCTGCGATGCTGAATGCAATAGCTACATAAAATAGAGATATTTTCTGCTTCATTATCTTTTAACTGTTTGGGGATATAGACGATTTATTTGTTGGGATACAACGTTTCTACCAGACTGTTGAGGTAAACCTCCAGATTGGTATACGTTTTACTTAGAGTATATTTGGAACCGTCGGCCTTACTTTTGGGGTTCAAACCGTTGGCAGTTTCCCATTCATCAGGGATGCCGTCGCCGTCGGTGTCTTTCGGACCGGTTTCCTTTTTATATTCCGGCCAGCCACCTACATCGCTGGCTTTATCAATAAGTCCCTTTTCACTGCCATTACTGCCGTCTGTCGTATAATCTCCGTTGCGAACGTTGGCTATGATGCGTTTATCGACATCATCATATTTTAAGGAAGCACCGGCATACTTTAATACTGATTCATAAGCTTCTTTT includes:
- a CDS encoding pectate lyase; this translates as MKKNILAICSLILAFPLVGQAMQPAISVEKTSKDYPTPDRSKVLAFPGADGAGKYTTGGAGGAVYTVTSLADDGSEGTLRWAISKKGPRTIVFAVSGIIELQKALKLSNGDVTIAGQTAPGDGICLKNYTFSIQADNVIIRFIRSRMGVDIKQKGDDAMNGTKAHQNIIIDHCSMSWCTDECATFYDNRNFTLQWCIISESLANSIHEKGAHGYGGIWGGQPATFHHNLLAHHTNRTPRLCGSRYTGRPEDEKVELFNNVIYNYGSDGAYAGEGGSYNFINNYYKPGPFSATKGSFKRLFTAYADDGKNNNKAGVHGVFYFKGNYMDPTCPKLTDKQKEALYKVNMDNSYGLVIKKDFATEKEVLSKKAFDIAEHTSLQPAKKAYKDVLEFAGASYRRDAIDQRIVDETLKGTYTYEGSHGSTNGMIDQPSDVGGWPEYKSETALVDTDGDGIPDEWEKKHNLNPNDPSDGAKYTLSPEYTNLEIYMNSLVNHLYPKK